The following coding sequences are from one Triticum dicoccoides isolate Atlit2015 ecotype Zavitan chromosome 4A, WEW_v2.0, whole genome shotgun sequence window:
- the LOC119290023 gene encoding jasmonate-induced protein homolog: MEPIKCERDEEIPVRLSMEEKESLDEIMKQAEFSLESRELINQSLALVGKNENLDSSAAATKLCVVVIGTLENQTIKGSLSVMDSHYYEGHISGKLTNPFQTSGYFIMSSNKSDKGVKAAVVYSGKNRSNVECGWLLAFAYTKATGRRIYAECGLKDKFINIDWTDLVKKLNEAGLSTMAIDGETGTSLYGRIVGSATTTANTYVIKASYTD, translated from the exons ATGGAACCAATCAAGTGTGAGAGAgatgaggaaatcccagtccgactCAGTATGGAGGAGAAAGAGAGTTTAGATGAGATCATGAAGCAAGCGGAGTTCTCTTTGGAGTCTAGGGAACTTATTAATCAATCCCTTGCACTGGTTGGCAAAAATGAAAACCTTGACAGCTCCGCGGCCGCCACAAAATTATGTGTTGTGGTAATAGGTACTTTGGAGAATCAAACAATAAAGGGAAGCCTAAGTGTTATGGATTCCCACTATTATGAAGGCCACATTTCCGGCAAGCTCACCAACCCTTTTCAGACATCTGGTTATTTCATCATGTCATCTAATAAGTCTGATAAAGGTGTGAAGGCTGCTGTTGTGTATTCTGGCAAAAACAGATCTAATGTTGAATGTGGATGGCTCCTTGCTTTTGCCTACACCAAGGCTACCGGAAGGAGG ATATATGCTGAATGTGGCCTTAAAGATAAATTCATCAACATCGACTGGACAGACCTTGTAAAGAAATTGAATGAAGCAGGGCTATCTACTATGGCAATTGATGGAGAAACTGGAACATCACTCTACGGTCGCATTGTCGGCTCTGCTACTACTACTGCTAACACATATGTTATTAAAGCATCCTACACGGATTAG